From Frateuria aurantia DSM 6220, one genomic window encodes:
- a CDS encoding ABC transporter permease, with protein sequence MNATSSAGQAHVDTGSSPPRLMLSGDWTLASYPELLQTCEAIQSQITAQTVIDLDGLSRLDTAGADLINQLCEPIPAAERWSDHEHQPGGRLAMLRLVAQARQGYGPPPPPPGRRTLTDGLAHIGEVMAGIGQTTVQLLGFGGLVLASLAREVSHPSRWRLTALNAQIEQTGWNAIPIVALLTFMVGAVVAFLGATVLKDFGATIYTVDLVAFSFLREFGVLLTAILLAGRTASAFTAQIGSMRANQEVDALRTLGLDPVALLVIPRVLALLISLPALTFIAMLAGLCGGAMVCSLTLDISPTMFLGLLHSDIPVANFLVGLVKAPIFAFVIALIGCREGFRVSGSAASVGAHTTSSVVQSIFVVILLDALAALFFMEMGW encoded by the coding sequence ATGAACGCCACATCCTCAGCCGGCCAGGCTCATGTCGACACCGGTTCATCGCCGCCCAGGCTGATGCTGAGCGGCGACTGGACCCTGGCCAGCTATCCCGAATTGCTGCAGACCTGCGAGGCCATCCAGAGCCAGATCACCGCCCAGACCGTCATCGACCTCGACGGACTCAGCCGCCTGGATACCGCCGGCGCCGACCTGATCAACCAGCTGTGCGAGCCCATTCCCGCAGCCGAGCGCTGGTCGGACCACGAGCACCAGCCCGGCGGACGGCTGGCCATGCTGCGACTGGTCGCCCAGGCGCGGCAAGGCTACGGTCCGCCGCCACCGCCGCCAGGCCGCCGGACCCTGACCGACGGGCTGGCCCATATCGGCGAGGTCATGGCCGGCATCGGCCAGACCACGGTCCAGCTGCTGGGCTTCGGCGGTCTGGTGCTGGCCTCGCTGGCCCGCGAGGTGAGCCACCCTTCACGCTGGCGGCTGACCGCACTGAACGCGCAGATCGAGCAGACCGGCTGGAATGCCATTCCCATCGTCGCCCTGCTGACCTTCATGGTCGGAGCCGTGGTCGCCTTTCTGGGCGCCACCGTGCTGAAGGACTTCGGTGCCACCATCTATACCGTCGACCTGGTCGCCTTCTCCTTCCTGCGCGAGTTCGGGGTACTGCTGACCGCCATCCTGCTGGCCGGCCGGACCGCCAGCGCCTTCACCGCCCAGATCGGCTCGATGCGGGCCAATCAGGAAGTCGATGCCCTGCGCACCCTGGGCCTGGATCCGGTCGCGCTGCTGGTCATCCCGCGCGTGCTGGCCTTGCTGATCTCGCTGCCGGCCCTGACCTTTATCGCGATGCTGGCCGGCTTGTGCGGCGGCGCCATGGTCTGCAGCCTGACTCTGGATATTTCGCCGACCATGTTCCTTGGTCTGCTGCACAGCGATATCCCGGTGGCCAATTTTCTGGTCGGCCTGGTCAAGGCGCCGATCTTCGCCTTCGTGATTGCCTTGATCGGCTGCCGCGAAGGCTTCCGGGTCAGCGGCAGCGCCGCCTCGGTCGGCGCCCACACCACCTCCAGCGTGGTGCAGTCGATTTTCGTGGTGATCCTGCTGGATGCGCTGGCCGCCCTGTTCTTTATGGAGATGGGCTGGTGA
- the gcvT gene encoding glycine cleavage system aminomethyltransferase GcvT, whose amino-acid sequence MTAQTVLNASHRTAGARMVDFGGWDMPINYGSQLDEHHVVRQAAGMFDVSHMTVVDLHGERVREFLRYLLANNVDKLKRPGKALYSCMLNEQGGVIDDLIVYFLDERHFRLVVNASTRDKDLAWLQARARAFDVEVKERPDFAMIAIQGPQAREKVIGLLSAESQEAIAGLGKFAARQARGLEGFDLFVARTGYTGEDGFEVILPAGQAEAFWQALLAAGVAPAGLGARDTLRLEAGMNLYGQDMDETVTPWEAGLAWTVSLDEGRDFVGRAALEAQRSAGVPRQLIGLVLDGKGVLRHGQKVLTAAGEGEILSGTFSPTLQRSIAFARVPAGELGDVRVDIRGRELPVRQVKYPFVRDGKPCEGI is encoded by the coding sequence ATGACCGCACAGACCGTTCTCAACGCCAGTCATCGGACGGCCGGCGCCCGCATGGTGGATTTCGGCGGCTGGGACATGCCGATCAATTACGGTTCGCAGCTGGACGAGCATCATGTCGTGCGCCAGGCGGCCGGCATGTTCGATGTCTCGCACATGACGGTAGTCGATCTGCATGGCGAGCGGGTCCGGGAATTTCTGCGGTATCTGCTGGCCAACAACGTCGACAAGCTGAAGCGTCCGGGGAAGGCCTTGTACTCCTGCATGCTCAATGAGCAGGGCGGAGTGATCGACGATCTGATTGTGTATTTCCTGGACGAGCGGCATTTCCGGCTGGTGGTGAATGCCTCCACCCGCGACAAGGATCTGGCCTGGCTGCAGGCCCGCGCCAGGGCCTTTGACGTCGAAGTGAAGGAGCGCCCGGATTTCGCGATGATCGCCATCCAGGGGCCGCAGGCCCGGGAGAAGGTCATCGGCCTGCTGAGTGCCGAATCGCAGGAGGCCATCGCCGGGCTGGGCAAGTTCGCCGCCCGTCAGGCCAGGGGGCTGGAGGGTTTCGATCTGTTTGTCGCCCGTACCGGTTATACCGGCGAGGACGGCTTCGAGGTCATTTTGCCGGCCGGTCAGGCCGAAGCCTTCTGGCAGGCCCTGCTGGCGGCCGGCGTGGCCCCCGCCGGTCTGGGCGCCCGCGATACCCTGCGGCTGGAAGCCGGCATGAATCTTTACGGCCAGGACATGGACGAGACGGTCACGCCCTGGGAGGCCGGTCTGGCCTGGACCGTATCGCTGGACGAGGGACGCGACTTTGTCGGGCGCGCCGCGCTGGAGGCTCAGCGGTCCGCTGGCGTGCCGCGACAGCTGATCGGACTGGTACTGGACGGCAAGGGTGTGCTGCGGCATGGCCAGAAAGTGCTGACGGCCGCCGGTGAGGGCGAGATCCTGTCCGGCACGTTTTCGCCGACCTTGCAGCGCTCGATCGCCTTTGCGCGGGTGCCTGCCGGCGAGCTGGGCGATGTGCGGGTCGATATCCGCGGCCGAGAGTTGCCGGTGCGGCAGGTCAAATACCCCTTTGTGCGCGACGGGAAGCCCTGCGAGGGCATCTGA
- a CDS encoding ABC transporter ATP-binding protein, whose amino-acid sequence MPGTARPATSGTGTEDQDVVVAIHDLRNQFGPQVVHDHLDLQIRRGEILGVVGGSGTGKSVLLRSIIGLQPPTQGEVRVFGEDLLSLDTEAREKLEQRFGVLFQNGALFSSQTVIENIAMPMIEHAGLDRVQATQLAHLKLALVGLTREAANKYPSELSGGMVKRAALARALALDPEILFLDEPTAGLDPIAAAAFDQLIQTLRDALGLTVFLVTHDLDTLYTICDRVAVISQKRVLVCAPLDQVAETPDAWVQAYFHGPRGRAAEAASLRASTRQVD is encoded by the coding sequence ATGCCGGGCACGGCCAGGCCCGCGACCTCTGGCACCGGCACGGAGGATCAGGATGTCGTCGTCGCCATCCACGATCTGCGCAACCAGTTCGGTCCCCAGGTCGTGCACGACCATCTGGATCTGCAGATCCGCCGCGGCGAAATCCTCGGCGTGGTCGGCGGCTCCGGCACCGGCAAATCGGTGCTGCTGCGCTCCATCATCGGACTGCAGCCACCGACCCAGGGCGAGGTCCGGGTGTTCGGCGAGGATCTGCTGAGTCTGGATACCGAAGCCCGCGAGAAACTGGAGCAGCGCTTCGGCGTGCTGTTCCAGAACGGTGCCCTGTTCTCCTCGCAGACGGTGATCGAGAACATCGCGATGCCGATGATCGAGCATGCCGGACTCGATCGCGTGCAGGCCACGCAGCTGGCCCATCTGAAACTGGCCCTGGTCGGTCTGACCCGCGAGGCCGCCAACAAATATCCTTCCGAACTGTCCGGCGGCATGGTCAAGCGCGCAGCGCTGGCCCGTGCGCTGGCGCTGGATCCCGAAATCCTGTTTCTGGACGAGCCTACCGCCGGGCTGGATCCGATTGCCGCCGCCGCCTTCGACCAGCTGATCCAGACCCTGCGCGATGCCCTGGGTCTGACCGTGTTCCTGGTCACCCATGATCTGGACACGCTCTACACCATCTGCGACCGGGTCGCCGTGATTTCACAGAAGCGGGTCCTGGTCTGCGCGCCGCTGGACCAGGTCGCCGAAACACCCGATGCCTGGGTGCAGGCTTATTTTCACGGTCCCAGAGGACGTGCGGCCGAAGCCGCCTCGCTCCGGGCATCCACACGACAGGTAGACTGA
- a CDS encoding NTP/NDP exchange transporter yields MDPVSIFSRSDMHARRPALAAAGFFLLMTAYYIIRPVRDQFSGAAGSASLPRYFGCTLLVMLLLTPLFGWLVTRYSRRLLLTLSYGFFSLCLLGFIPCFGLQGGQSMATVGLVFFVWTSVFNLFVVALFWSFMADVFSSAEAAAHFPLIAFGGMGGAVLGPWLSGRLVYWLGVPPLLVISAMALSGALLILRRMDVVERNRGSGSGASMGGSIWAGVSHTFSSPFLRNITLLMLFGDAVGTLAYVMLADYAKHHLPVLDDRVAFYSHLDLAINLIGAVMQLSISRWLLVRFGAVWGLMIPAMINAVLLLGIAMTGISPFWVAGMAVVPPAVLMVATRSMMYGMTKPASDSLYTRTSREDRYKSKNFIETTVWRIGDLGISSGIKALTQAGVGMAGVALLGSLVAVAGAFTAWRAGHARDLLPVEERPQD; encoded by the coding sequence ATGGATCCGGTGAGCATATTTTCCCGCAGTGACATGCATGCACGTCGTCCAGCGCTGGCAGCGGCCGGCTTTTTCCTGCTGATGACGGCTTATTACATCATACGACCAGTGCGTGACCAGTTCAGCGGTGCAGCCGGATCGGCCTCGCTGCCTCGGTATTTCGGCTGCACCTTGCTGGTGATGCTGCTGCTGACCCCCTTGTTCGGCTGGCTGGTGACCCGCTATTCACGGCGTCTTCTGCTGACGCTCAGCTACGGTTTTTTCAGCCTGTGCCTGCTCGGCTTTATTCCCTGCTTCGGTCTGCAGGGCGGGCAGAGCATGGCGACGGTGGGTCTGGTGTTTTTTGTCTGGACCAGCGTGTTCAATCTGTTTGTGGTGGCCTTGTTCTGGAGTTTCATGGCCGATGTGTTTTCCAGCGCCGAGGCCGCTGCCCATTTCCCGCTGATCGCCTTTGGCGGGATGGGCGGGGCCGTGCTGGGACCATGGCTGTCCGGTCGGCTGGTGTACTGGCTGGGCGTGCCACCGCTGCTGGTGATCTCGGCCATGGCCTTGAGTGGCGCCTTGCTGATTCTGCGGCGCATGGATGTGGTCGAGCGCAACCGTGGCAGCGGGAGCGGGGCCTCGATGGGCGGCTCGATATGGGCAGGTGTCAGCCATACGTTCAGCAGTCCGTTTCTGCGCAACATCACCTTGCTGATGCTGTTCGGCGATGCGGTGGGCACCCTGGCTTATGTGATGCTGGCCGATTATGCCAAGCACCACCTGCCGGTGCTGGATGACCGGGTGGCGTTCTATTCGCATCTGGATCTGGCGATCAATCTGATCGGTGCGGTGATGCAGTTGTCGATCAGTCGCTGGCTGCTGGTGCGTTTCGGTGCCGTCTGGGGGCTGATGATTCCGGCGATGATCAACGCGGTGCTGTTGCTGGGCATCGCGATGACCGGCATCTCGCCCTTCTGGGTGGCCGGCATGGCTGTGGTGCCGCCGGCGGTATTGATGGTGGCGACCCGCTCGATGATGTATGGCATGACCAAGCCGGCTTCGGACTCGCTGTATACCCGCACCTCCCGCGAGGACCGTTACAAGAGCAAGAATTTCATCGAGACCACGGTCTGGCGCATCGGTGATCTCGGCATCAGCAGCGGCATCAAGGCACTGACCCAGGCCGGAGTGGGCATGGCGGGTGTCGCCTTGCTGGGCAGTCTGGTGGCGGTGGCCGGGGCATTCACGGCCTGGCGTGCAGGACATGCAAGGGATCTGCTGCCGGTGGAGGAGCGGCCTCAGGACTGA
- the gcvH gene encoding glycine cleavage system protein GcvH, with translation MSEIPGDLKFLKSHEWARIEDDGLVRVGISDHAQSQLGDLVYVELPEVGASLQAGAGLAVVESVKAASDIYAPVSGEVVEVNAALLDQPEIINEDAYGAGWVVLLKVSDRAELDELLDADAYAELIESEDH, from the coding sequence ATGAGCGAGATCCCCGGCGATCTTAAATTTCTGAAATCCCATGAATGGGCGCGTATCGAAGACGACGGCCTGGTCCGGGTCGGCATTTCCGACCATGCCCAGTCACAGCTGGGTGACCTGGTCTATGTCGAACTTCCGGAAGTCGGTGCCAGCCTTCAGGCCGGTGCCGGTCTGGCCGTGGTCGAGTCGGTCAAGGCTGCTTCCGATATCTACGCGCCGGTTTCGGGCGAGGTGGTGGAAGTCAATGCGGCCCTGCTGGATCAGCCGGAAATCATCAATGAAGATGCCTATGGCGCCGGCTGGGTGGTGTTGCTGAAGGTCAGCGACCGCGCCGAGCTGGACGAGCTTCTTGATGCCGATGCCTATGCCGAGCTGATCGAATCGGAAGATCACTGA
- a CDS encoding glycosyltransferase family 2 protein, translated as MLTIVAPLYNESAVLDSFCQRLLPVLDQLQEQTRVLFVDDGSQDGSWQLVMRLAASDSRIGGLRLSRNFGKEAALTAGLDHVRQGAAIVIDTDLQDPPELIPQLVEQWAQGYDVVYATRRNRLGETWLKKTTALGFYRVMARLSDLAVPQNTGDFRLLSRRSLDALQQLRERQRYMKGLFSWIGFRQTAVQFDRDPRIGGRSKWNYWRLLKLAVEGITSFSTAPLQLATWVGLGSAALAFVYGSWVLGRALLFGDVVRGYPSLMVVILFLGGVQLLALGVIGEYLGRNYAETKQRPLYFVDASIGVPVPSAADPVMSATDTPSQS; from the coding sequence ATGCTGACCATCGTCGCCCCGCTGTACAACGAATCGGCCGTGCTGGACAGCTTCTGCCAGCGCCTGCTGCCGGTGCTGGATCAACTGCAGGAACAGACCCGTGTGCTGTTTGTCGATGACGGCAGTCAGGATGGCAGCTGGCAGCTGGTCATGCGGCTGGCCGCGAGTGACAGCCGCATCGGCGGACTGCGGCTGTCCCGCAACTTCGGCAAGGAAGCGGCACTGACCGCCGGGCTGGATCATGTCCGCCAGGGCGCCGCGATCGTGATCGACACCGACCTGCAGGATCCGCCCGAACTGATTCCGCAACTGGTCGAGCAATGGGCCCAGGGCTATGACGTGGTCTATGCCACCCGCCGCAACCGGCTGGGCGAAACCTGGCTGAAGAAAACCACGGCGCTGGGCTTCTATCGGGTCATGGCTCGTCTGTCGGATCTGGCGGTACCGCAGAACACCGGCGATTTTCGACTGCTCTCGCGCCGGTCACTGGATGCTCTGCAGCAATTGCGCGAGCGCCAACGCTATATGAAAGGTCTGTTCAGCTGGATCGGCTTTCGGCAGACCGCAGTCCAGTTCGATCGCGATCCACGCATCGGGGGCCGCAGCAAATGGAATTACTGGCGCCTGCTCAAACTGGCCGTCGAGGGCATCACCTCGTTCTCCACCGCCCCCTTGCAACTGGCCACCTGGGTGGGTCTGGGATCGGCCGCGCTGGCCTTTGTCTATGGCAGCTGGGTGCTGGGTCGCGCCCTGCTCTTCGGTGATGTGGTCCGCGGCTATCCCTCGCTGATGGTCGTCATCCTGTTTCTGGGCGGGGTGCAGTTGCTGGCCCTGGGCGTGATCGGCGAATACCTGGGCCGAAACTACGCGGAAACCAAGCAGCGGCCTCTGTATTTCGTGGATGCCAGCATCGGTGTGCCGGTCCCATCGGCGGCCGATCCGGTGATGTCAGCCACCGATACACCGTCTCAGTCCTGA
- the gcvPA gene encoding aminomethyl-transferring glycine dehydrogenase subunit GcvPA: protein MPFIPHSESDVQAMLKTIGVEQIEDLFDEIPAGLKQSVLRQVPAGMNEMQVGRLMRERAAQDGVPLNFVGAGAYQHHVPAAVWAITTRGEYYSAYTPYQAEASQGTLQLIYEYQTMMARLTGMDVSNASLYDGATSLAEAVLMAIRSVRKGVPRVLVPESVHPAYRQTLKTIVGLQNVEVVELPVPDGRLDPASLDAAALGAFSALVIPQPNFFGVLEDVDALTDWAHAQGALAIAVVNPMSLAVLPAPGEWGTAGVDIVCGDGQPLGVPLSSGGPYFGILACKQAYIRQMSGRIVGRTTDLDGKPGFALTLQAREQHIRRAKANSNICTNQGLLVTAATIYMSLLGPEGLRRVAAQSMQNTRALRDRLLKIKGVSQRFDQPFFHELALSLPVPAEQVITALAAENIVAGFAVGSEYAGHAHTLLVCATEVHTADDIEAYATALERALG, encoded by the coding sequence ATGCCTTTTATTCCGCACTCCGAATCCGATGTCCAAGCGATGCTCAAGACCATCGGGGTCGAGCAGATCGAAGACTTGTTTGACGAAATTCCCGCCGGGCTGAAGCAGTCGGTGCTCCGGCAGGTACCGGCGGGCATGAACGAAATGCAGGTCGGCCGGTTGATGCGCGAGCGTGCGGCGCAGGACGGGGTGCCGCTGAATTTCGTGGGTGCCGGTGCCTATCAGCATCATGTCCCGGCGGCGGTATGGGCGATTACCACCCGGGGTGAATACTACTCGGCGTATACCCCCTACCAGGCCGAGGCCAGCCAGGGCACCCTGCAGCTGATCTACGAATACCAGACCATGATGGCGCGTCTGACCGGCATGGATGTCAGCAATGCCTCGCTGTATGACGGGGCGACCTCGTTGGCCGAGGCGGTGCTGATGGCCATCCGCTCGGTCAGGAAGGGTGTGCCCCGGGTGCTGGTGCCGGAAAGCGTGCATCCCGCCTATCGGCAGACGCTGAAGACCATTGTCGGCCTGCAGAACGTCGAGGTGGTCGAGCTGCCGGTGCCTGACGGGCGGCTGGATCCGGCAAGCCTGGATGCCGCGGCTCTGGGCGCGTTCTCCGCGCTGGTGATTCCGCAGCCCAACTTCTTCGGCGTGCTGGAAGATGTGGATGCACTGACCGATTGGGCCCATGCCCAGGGGGCGCTGGCCATCGCGGTGGTCAACCCCATGTCGCTGGCGGTATTGCCGGCGCCGGGCGAGTGGGGGACCGCCGGGGTCGACATCGTCTGTGGCGACGGCCAGCCGCTGGGCGTGCCGTTGTCGTCGGGCGGTCCGTATTTCGGGATCCTGGCCTGCAAGCAGGCTTATATCCGCCAGATGTCGGGGCGCATTGTGGGCCGCACCACCGATCTGGATGGCAAGCCGGGGTTCGCCCTGACCCTGCAGGCGCGCGAGCAGCACATCCGCCGGGCCAAGGCCAATTCCAACATCTGCACCAACCAGGGCCTGCTGGTGACGGCGGCAACCATCTACATGTCCCTGCTGGGCCCGGAAGGCCTGCGTCGCGTCGCGGCACAGAGCATGCAGAACACGCGTGCGTTGCGTGATCGTCTGCTGAAGATCAAGGGCGTGTCGCAGCGCTTCGACCAGCCGTTCTTCCACGAGCTGGCCTTGAGCCTGCCGGTTCCTGCCGAGCAGGTCATCACCGCTCTGGCTGCCGAGAACATCGTCGCCGGTTTTGCGGTGGGCAGCGAGTATGCCGGTCATGCCCATACCTTGCTGGTCTGCGCCACCGAGGTTCACACGGCGGACGATATCGAGGCCTATGCCACCGCTTTGGAGCGCGCACTGGGCTGA
- the metJ gene encoding met regulon transcriptional regulator MetJ — MASNKFIKPYVEHGEKAGAVRKITVSIPLHVLRLLSDERTHRQVNNLRHATNSDLLVEAFLHAFTGQPLPTDDELKRVVATAAKKAVVKKPGAKKAAPAKAAPVKAAAKKAAAKPVTRKVAAKAPVAAKKAAPKKAVAKPVVAKKAAPKKAVAKAAPVKAVAKKPVAKKAAPVKAAPAKAVAAKAAPVKAAPVKKASAKKTATVAAPAKVSRVSKAKK; from the coding sequence ATGGCATCAAACAAATTCATCAAGCCTTATGTCGAGCACGGCGAAAAGGCCGGCGCGGTCCGCAAGATCACCGTGTCGATCCCCCTGCACGTGCTGCGCCTGCTTTCCGATGAGCGCACCCATCGCCAGGTCAACAACCTGCGTCACGCGACCAACAGCGACCTGCTGGTGGAAGCTTTCCTGCATGCCTTCACTGGTCAGCCTCTGCCTACCGATGACGAGCTGAAGCGCGTCGTGGCCACCGCGGCCAAGAAGGCCGTGGTCAAGAAGCCGGGCGCCAAGAAGGCTGCCCCGGCCAAGGCCGCTCCGGTCAAGGCTGCCGCCAAGAAGGCCGCTGCCAAGCCGGTGACCCGCAAGGTCGCTGCCAAGGCGCCCGTGGCCGCCAAGAAGGCTGCCCCGAAAAAGGCCGTCGCCAAGCCTGTCGTCGCGAAGAAGGCCGCGCCGAAGAAGGCTGTTGCCAAGGCGGCACCGGTGAAGGCCGTGGCCAAGAAGCCGGTGGCCAAGAAGGCGGCTCCGGTCAAGGCCGCGCCGGCAAAGGCGGTTGCCGCCAAGGCCGCGCCGGTCAAGGCTGCTCCGGTCAAGAAGGCATCGGCCAAGAAGACCGCGACCGTGGCTGCTCCGGCCAAGGTCAGCCGCGTCAGCAAGGCCAAGAAATAA